From the Caballeronia sp. LZ062 genome, one window contains:
- a CDS encoding BON domain-containing protein: MSNRLKLYVLVSALCGSVAVAHAQATSDVAASADAASAPHQQDKSADRALRKAVIRSLSRTKGLNTARITVRVKNGVVMLQGSVPDQSEVDLATRAASNTAGVTSVRNSLTIQGPMGSE, from the coding sequence ATGTCGAACCGATTGAAGCTGTACGTTCTGGTCTCAGCGTTGTGCGGCTCGGTGGCCGTGGCGCATGCGCAAGCCACGAGCGACGTTGCGGCCTCCGCAGACGCCGCCTCCGCGCCGCATCAGCAAGACAAGTCCGCTGACCGCGCGCTGCGCAAAGCGGTCATCCGCTCGCTCAGTCGGACGAAGGGGCTCAATACCGCGCGCATTACGGTGCGAGTCAAGAACGGCGTCGTGATGCTGCAGGGTTCCGTTCCGGATCAGTCGGAGGTGGACCTCGCCACCCGCGCGGCGTCGAACACGGCCGGTGTCACGTCGGTCAGGAACAGCCTCACGATTCAGGGGCCGATGGGCAGCGAGTAA
- a CDS encoding acyl-CoA dehydrogenase, which produces MSYTSPIRDMMFVMTELAALDAIAALPGCADATRETAQAILEEGARLCGEVLAPLNAAGDRQPPVWRDGAVSASPGFGKAFAQFVEGGWQGLMHPTEFGGQGLPKLLAAPCLEMLMAANLSFGTCPSLTDGAIEALLLAGSAEQKAHYLPKLISGEWTGTMNLTEPQAGSDLAMLRARAEPAEGGAYRVFGTKIFITWGEHDMASNIVHLVLARTPEAPEGIKGISLFLVPKFLSNADGSLGARNDVQCVSIEHKLGIRASPTAVLQFGDGGGATGFLIGEKNRGLEYMFVMMNAARFAVGLQGIGVADRAYQKAAAYAKERAQSRPVDGSSAGAVPIIRHPDVKRMLATMRALTEGARALAYATASHHDLAQHHPDDAVRMEHRAIHEYLVPIVKGWSTELSVEVTSIGIQVHGGMGFIEETGAAQYYRDARILPIYEGTTAIQANDLLGRKTLRDGGAVATHMLARIDETLAQLRAHPAFTTRPAFAAMHCHLDAGRAALARVIAFMLMHAKSDPNAAFAGSVPYLQLSGVVLCGWQMARALMAAHALEPRDPLFYGAKAATAHFYATHILPRALSLEVAILSARGNDGVLALRDEQF; this is translated from the coding sequence ATGAGCTACACCTCGCCCATTCGCGACATGATGTTTGTGATGACCGAATTGGCTGCACTCGACGCGATCGCCGCTTTGCCGGGGTGCGCCGACGCCACGCGCGAAACCGCGCAGGCCATTCTCGAAGAGGGCGCGAGGCTGTGCGGCGAAGTGCTTGCGCCGCTGAACGCCGCAGGCGACCGTCAGCCTCCCGTCTGGCGCGACGGCGCGGTGAGCGCGTCGCCGGGCTTCGGCAAGGCCTTCGCGCAGTTCGTGGAAGGCGGCTGGCAAGGTCTCATGCATCCGACTGAATTCGGCGGCCAGGGTCTGCCGAAGCTGCTCGCCGCGCCGTGCCTCGAAATGCTCATGGCGGCGAATCTGTCGTTCGGCACGTGCCCCTCGCTCACCGACGGCGCCATCGAAGCATTGCTGCTCGCCGGCTCTGCTGAGCAAAAGGCGCACTATCTGCCGAAGCTCATCAGCGGCGAGTGGACCGGCACCATGAACCTGACCGAGCCGCAAGCGGGCTCCGATCTCGCGATGCTGCGCGCCCGCGCGGAGCCAGCCGAAGGCGGCGCGTACCGCGTCTTCGGCACGAAAATCTTCATTACGTGGGGCGAACACGACATGGCGTCGAATATCGTCCACCTCGTACTCGCGCGCACGCCGGAAGCGCCTGAAGGCATCAAGGGCATCTCGCTTTTTCTTGTGCCGAAGTTTCTGTCGAATGCGGACGGCTCGCTCGGCGCGCGCAACGACGTGCAATGCGTGTCCATCGAACACAAGCTGGGCATCCGGGCGAGCCCCACCGCCGTGCTGCAATTCGGCGATGGCGGCGGCGCGACGGGCTTCCTGATCGGCGAGAAGAATCGCGGCCTCGAGTACATGTTCGTGATGATGAACGCTGCGCGCTTTGCTGTCGGCCTGCAGGGGATCGGCGTGGCGGATCGCGCGTACCAGAAGGCTGCGGCGTACGCGAAGGAACGCGCGCAGAGCCGCCCGGTGGACGGTTCGTCGGCCGGCGCGGTGCCGATCATCCGCCACCCCGACGTGAAGCGTATGCTCGCCACCATGCGCGCGCTCACGGAAGGCGCGCGCGCCCTCGCCTACGCGACGGCGTCGCATCACGACCTCGCGCAACATCATCCCGACGACGCCGTGCGCATGGAGCATCGCGCGATCCATGAGTATCTCGTGCCCATCGTCAAGGGCTGGAGCACGGAACTGTCGGTGGAAGTGACGAGCATCGGCATTCAGGTGCACGGCGGCATGGGTTTCATCGAGGAAACCGGCGCGGCGCAGTACTACCGCGACGCGCGCATCCTGCCGATCTACGAAGGCACCACGGCGATTCAGGCCAATGACCTGCTCGGCCGCAAGACGCTGCGCGACGGCGGCGCAGTAGCGACGCACATGCTCGCGCGCATCGACGAAACGCTCGCGCAACTGCGCGCGCATCCCGCATTCACGACGCGCCCGGCGTTCGCGGCGATGCACTGTCATCTCGATGCGGGCCGCGCCGCGCTCGCGCGCGTAATCGCTTTCATGTTGATGCATGCGAAGTCCGACCCGAACGCGGCGTTCGCGGGAAGCGTGCCTTATCTGCAGCTTTCCGGAGTCGTGCTGTGCGGCTGGCAAATGGCACGCGCGCTGATGGCGGCGCACGCGCTCGAACCGCGCGATCCGCTGTTTTACGGCGCGAAAGCGGCGACCGCGCACTTCTACGCGACGCATATTTTGCCGCGCGCGCTGAGTCTCGAAGTCGCGATTCTCAGCGCCCGCGGCAACGACGGTGTGCTTGCGCTGCGCGACGAACAGTTCTAA
- a CDS encoding AMP-binding protein, which produces MSGTNSGTVVHRFLHWERAQPDAVYLTEPTPDGRVVDYTWKEVGDEARRMAGWLRALQLPPGSAVSIVGKNSAHWVIADLAIWLAGHVSVPLYPTISADTAKYVFEHCSVRVVFIGKLDGKTDAWNEIGNVVPSNARLVRLPMSPYTPEASMWSDIVADTAPLDDVHLPSPDELATIIYTSGSTGRPKGVMHSFGTIFAYAARSGEFCDFTPADRVLSYLPLAHTAERSFVEANSLCHGFHVFFNDSLATFAQDLLRARPTVFISMPRLWTKFYQGICAKLPQEQQSLLETDAPAAGALKRQILTMLGLDATRLAFTGSAPLPEHIMNWYRALGLELLDVYGMTENFSYSHYSRPGLVRIGYSGQAMPGVECRIAENGEILLKSPTMMLGYYRQPELTADSTTEDGFFKTGDRGELDEIGRLKITGRVKEIFKTSKGKYVAPAPIENRLSHPKVEAVCVTGPAFVQPFALMMLSAAAKSDLDDAVTREALRAELHALLDDVNATLETHERLGFIVVVKDSWRIDSGFLTPTMKIRRGSIEERYLTAARAWAELGKSVIIEDEVLQAQH; this is translated from the coding sequence ATGAGCGGCACGAATTCCGGGACCGTGGTTCATCGCTTTTTGCACTGGGAGCGTGCGCAACCCGATGCGGTCTATCTGACCGAACCGACGCCGGACGGCCGCGTCGTGGACTACACGTGGAAGGAAGTCGGCGACGAGGCGCGGCGCATGGCCGGCTGGCTGCGCGCGTTACAGTTGCCGCCGGGCAGCGCCGTATCCATCGTCGGGAAGAACAGCGCGCACTGGGTCATCGCGGACCTCGCCATCTGGCTCGCCGGGCACGTGTCGGTGCCGCTTTATCCGACCATCAGCGCCGACACCGCGAAGTATGTGTTCGAGCATTGCAGCGTGCGCGTGGTGTTCATCGGCAAGCTCGACGGCAAGACCGACGCGTGGAACGAGATTGGCAACGTCGTGCCTTCGAACGCGCGGCTCGTCAGGCTGCCCATGTCGCCGTACACGCCTGAAGCGTCCATGTGGAGCGATATCGTCGCCGACACCGCGCCGCTCGACGACGTGCATCTGCCATCGCCCGACGAGCTCGCGACGATTATCTACACGTCCGGCAGCACGGGTCGTCCGAAGGGCGTGATGCACAGCTTCGGCACGATCTTCGCCTACGCGGCGCGCTCGGGCGAATTCTGCGATTTCACGCCGGCGGACCGCGTGCTGTCGTACCTGCCACTCGCGCACACGGCTGAGCGTTCGTTCGTCGAGGCGAATTCGCTGTGCCACGGCTTTCATGTTTTCTTCAACGACAGCCTCGCCACCTTCGCGCAGGACCTGCTGCGGGCGCGGCCCACGGTCTTCATCTCCATGCCGCGCCTGTGGACCAAGTTCTATCAGGGCATCTGCGCGAAGCTGCCGCAGGAGCAGCAGTCCTTGCTCGAAACGGACGCGCCCGCAGCCGGCGCGCTCAAGCGCCAAATCCTGACGATGCTCGGCCTCGACGCGACGCGGCTCGCGTTCACCGGCTCGGCACCGCTGCCGGAACACATCATGAACTGGTATCGCGCGCTCGGGCTCGAACTGCTGGATGTGTACGGAATGACCGAGAACTTCTCGTATTCGCACTACAGCCGGCCGGGCCTCGTGCGCATCGGCTATTCAGGACAGGCGATGCCGGGCGTCGAATGCAGAATCGCGGAGAACGGCGAGATTCTGCTCAAGTCACCCACGATGATGCTCGGCTACTATCGCCAGCCCGAGCTGACCGCGGACAGCACCACCGAAGACGGATTTTTCAAGACCGGCGATCGCGGCGAACTCGACGAAATCGGCCGCCTGAAGATCACGGGTCGCGTGAAAGAGATCTTCAAGACGAGCAAGGGCAAATATGTCGCCCCGGCGCCGATTGAAAACAGACTGAGCCATCCGAAGGTGGAGGCGGTCTGCGTGACGGGACCGGCGTTCGTGCAGCCGTTCGCGCTGATGATGCTGTCGGCGGCAGCCAAAAGCGACCTCGACGACGCCGTGACGCGCGAAGCGTTGCGCGCCGAATTGCACGCGCTGCTCGACGACGTGAACGCCACGCTCGAAACGCACGAGAGGCTCGGGTTCATCGTGGTGGTCAAGGATTCATGGCGCATCGACAGCGGCTTTCTGACACCGACGATGAAGATCCGGCGCGGGAGTATCGAAGAGCGTTACCTGACGGCGGCGCGCGCCTGGGCGGAACTCGGGAAGTCGGTCATCATCGAGGATGAAGTCTTGCAGGCGCAGCACTGA
- a CDS encoding alpha/beta hydrolase yields the protein MPYVTTKDNVEIFYKDWGPKDAQPIVFHHGWPLSSDDWDAQMLFFVQKGFRVIAHDRRGHGRSTQVSDGHDMDHYAADAFAVVEALDLRNAVHIGHSTGGGEVARYVAKHGEPAGRVAKAVLVSAVPPLMLKTEANPEGLSLEVFDGFRKALADNRAQFFVDVPAGPFYGFNRSGATVHQGVIQNWWRQGMMGSAKAHYDGIKAFSETDQTEDLRAISVPTLVLHGEDDQIVPIADAALKSIKLLQNGTLKTYPGFSHGMLTVNADVLNADLLAFIQS from the coding sequence ATGCCTTACGTCACAACGAAAGACAACGTCGAAATCTTCTACAAGGACTGGGGTCCGAAGGATGCGCAGCCGATCGTCTTCCATCACGGCTGGCCGTTGTCTTCCGACGACTGGGACGCGCAAATGCTCTTCTTCGTGCAGAAGGGCTTTCGCGTGATCGCGCATGACCGGCGCGGCCACGGTCGCTCGACGCAAGTCTCGGACGGGCACGACATGGATCACTACGCGGCGGACGCGTTCGCCGTGGTCGAGGCGCTCGATCTGCGCAACGCGGTGCATATCGGTCATTCGACCGGCGGCGGCGAAGTGGCGCGCTATGTCGCGAAGCACGGCGAACCGGCAGGGCGCGTGGCCAAGGCCGTGCTCGTGAGCGCCGTGCCGCCGCTCATGCTGAAGACCGAGGCGAATCCGGAAGGACTGTCGCTCGAAGTGTTCGACGGCTTTCGCAAGGCGCTCGCGGACAATCGCGCGCAGTTTTTCGTCGACGTTCCGGCGGGACCGTTCTACGGCTTCAATCGTTCGGGCGCGACCGTGCATCAGGGCGTGATCCAGAACTGGTGGCGTCAGGGCATGATGGGCAGCGCGAAGGCCCATTACGACGGCATCAAAGCCTTCTCGGAGACTGACCAGACGGAAGACCTGCGCGCCATCTCGGTACCGACGCTCGTGCTGCACGGCGAGGACGACCAGATCGTGCCGATTGCCGACGCAGCGCTCAAGTCCATCAAGCTGCTGCAGAACGGCACGCTGAAGACTTATCCCGGCTTCTCGCATGGCATGTTGACCGTCAACGCGGACGTCCTCAACGCTGATCTTCTGGCGTTCATCCAGTCGTAA
- a CDS encoding methyl-accepting chemotaxis protein gives MKLSLKIPLAFAIALVLMFAGALYGIFALNRSIDTYRTAVAANVANERMVSETLATFKLQVQEWKDTLLRGKDPAKLDKYWTAFQTRESAVNQLADQLITRLPPGESRTLVERFSSAHHAMGEGYRRGFEAFKAAGFESSAGDAAVAGVDREPAALLEEAAKKIAADSADVSAQADRAAHKASETSIGLMLVVLTLALAGGFLFSRTVSRPLARALGCAQAVADGDLSLDFDAHGKDEIAELLGALKHMQTSLANVVSKVRRNAEGVATASAEIASGNLDLSSRTEEQAASLQQTAASMEELTATVGQNANHAVAASSLAEDAWQTATRGGDMMKQVIATMNGIAESSGKVSEIIAVIDAIAFQTNILALNAAVEAARAGEEGRGFAVVASEVRSLAQRSASAAKEIKALIEQSAGRIDTGSTLVHDTGSIIAGIVDSVQRVTGVVSEISAASEEQRTGIEQVNVAVTQMDEVTQQNAALVEQASAAAHALAEQASSLRDAVAVFKLRGDPASAFHAAPMPA, from the coding sequence ATGAAACTCAGCCTCAAGATTCCTCTCGCTTTCGCCATCGCGCTCGTGCTGATGTTCGCCGGCGCGCTCTACGGCATCTTCGCCCTCAACCGCTCCATCGACACTTATCGCACGGCGGTAGCCGCCAACGTCGCGAATGAGCGGATGGTGTCCGAGACGCTCGCCACCTTCAAGCTGCAAGTTCAGGAGTGGAAGGACACGCTTCTGCGCGGCAAGGACCCGGCGAAGCTCGACAAATACTGGACCGCGTTCCAGACGCGCGAAAGCGCGGTCAACCAGCTCGCCGACCAGCTGATTACGCGGCTCCCGCCCGGCGAAAGCCGCACACTCGTCGAGCGTTTCTCCTCGGCGCATCACGCGATGGGCGAGGGGTATCGCCGTGGCTTCGAGGCGTTCAAGGCCGCGGGCTTCGAATCTTCGGCGGGCGATGCGGCCGTGGCCGGCGTCGATCGCGAACCGGCCGCGCTGCTCGAAGAAGCCGCGAAGAAGATCGCGGCCGACAGCGCCGATGTCTCTGCGCAGGCCGACCGCGCGGCGCACAAGGCTTCGGAGACGAGCATCGGCTTGATGCTGGTCGTGCTGACGCTCGCGCTCGCTGGCGGCTTCCTCTTTAGCCGGACCGTGTCGCGCCCGCTTGCACGCGCGCTCGGATGTGCGCAGGCGGTCGCTGACGGCGACCTGTCGCTCGACTTCGATGCGCACGGCAAGGACGAAATCGCCGAACTGCTCGGCGCGCTCAAGCACATGCAGACGAGCCTCGCGAATGTCGTAAGCAAGGTGCGCCGCAATGCCGAAGGCGTCGCGACGGCGAGCGCCGAAATCGCATCGGGCAATCTCGATTTGTCTTCGCGCACGGAAGAGCAGGCCGCCTCGCTGCAACAGACGGCGGCCAGCATGGAGGAACTCACGGCGACCGTCGGCCAGAACGCGAATCACGCGGTCGCGGCGTCCTCGCTTGCCGAGGATGCATGGCAGACCGCCACGCGCGGCGGCGACATGATGAAGCAGGTCATCGCGACGATGAACGGTATCGCGGAAAGCTCGGGCAAGGTGAGCGAGATCATCGCGGTCATCGATGCGATCGCGTTCCAGACCAACATTCTCGCGCTCAACGCGGCGGTGGAAGCGGCGCGTGCCGGCGAGGAAGGGCGCGGCTTCGCGGTCGTCGCGTCCGAAGTGCGCTCGCTCGCGCAGCGCAGCGCGTCGGCGGCGAAGGAGATCAAGGCGCTGATCGAACAGTCGGCAGGGCGCATCGACACCGGCTCTACACTGGTGCATGACACGGGCAGCATCATCGCAGGCATCGTCGATTCGGTGCAGCGCGTGACCGGCGTGGTGAGCGAGATCTCGGCGGCGTCTGAAGAGCAGCGCACAGGCATCGAACAGGTCAACGTGGCCGTCACGCAAATGGACGAAGTCACGCAGCAGAATGCCGCGCTCGTCGAACAGGCGTCGGCTGCGGCGCATGCGCTCGCCGAGCAGGCGAGTTCCCTGCGCGACGCGGTCGCGGTCTTCAAGCTGCGCGGCGATCCCGCCTCGGCATTTCACGCAGCGCCGATGCCCGCCTGA
- a CDS encoding MOSC domain-containing protein, producing the protein MPLNPESPLTRLMLAPVRPGRVVWIGVRSARREPLVEVRSVLASAEAGLEGDHYSRKGGNRQVTLIEAESLRAIAGFLGRERVSPFDLRRNIVTEGINLHALKDRRFRIGGAVLHITGECHPCSRMEETFGVGRYNAVRGFGGMTARVVEAGIIETGSSVEPLLSPQT; encoded by the coding sequence ATGCCGCTCAATCCCGAATCGCCGTTGACCCGACTGATGCTCGCGCCCGTCCGTCCGGGCCGCGTCGTGTGGATCGGCGTGCGCAGTGCGCGACGTGAGCCGCTCGTGGAAGTGCGCTCGGTGCTGGCATCGGCCGAAGCGGGGCTCGAAGGCGATCACTACAGCCGCAAAGGCGGCAACCGACAGGTCACGCTCATCGAAGCCGAGAGTCTGCGCGCCATTGCAGGTTTTCTTGGACGCGAACGCGTTTCGCCGTTCGATCTGCGTCGCAATATCGTCACCGAAGGCATCAACCTGCATGCGTTGAAGGATCGCCGCTTTCGCATCGGCGGCGCTGTACTGCACATCACCGGCGAATGTCATCCGTGCTCGCGGATGGAAGAGACCTTCGGCGTCGGCAGATACAACGCGGTACGCGGTTTCGGCGGCATGACCGCGCGCGTCGTCGAAGCGGGGATTATCGAGACGGGGAGTTCGGTCGAGCCGCTCCTTTCGCCGCAAACCTGA
- a CDS encoding helix-turn-helix transcriptional regulator, with protein MSDDAARSLGDFLRSRRTRLDPASFGFTGRRRTPGLRREEVAQRAHISPTWYTWLEQGRGGAPSAQVLDRISAALLLTDVEHEHLFMLGLGRPPEVRYKAEEGVNPRLQRLLDSLDASPAIVKTATWDVVAWNRAAAVVLTDYGTLPAGERNILHFLFRNPAVRAKQHDWESVARFVVGAFRADVARAGLLSDAGKLVDELRAASAEFDAFWRDHEVLSHADAATVKRLLHPKLGPIELEYSAFAVDGRPDLGLIVYTALDAQVAARIRELAAPR; from the coding sequence ATGTCAGACGATGCGGCCAGATCGCTGGGAGACTTCTTGCGCAGCCGTCGGACGCGCCTCGATCCGGCGAGCTTCGGATTCACCGGACGCAGGCGCACGCCCGGGCTGCGCCGCGAAGAAGTCGCGCAGCGGGCGCATATCAGCCCGACGTGGTACACGTGGCTGGAACAAGGACGCGGCGGCGCGCCCTCGGCGCAGGTGCTCGACCGCATCTCGGCCGCGCTGCTGCTGACCGACGTCGAACACGAGCACCTGTTCATGCTGGGCCTCGGCCGGCCGCCCGAAGTCCGCTACAAGGCGGAAGAAGGCGTCAATCCGCGTCTGCAACGGCTCCTCGACTCGCTCGACGCCAGTCCGGCCATCGTCAAGACAGCGACGTGGGATGTCGTCGCGTGGAACCGGGCGGCGGCCGTCGTGCTCACCGACTACGGCACGCTGCCCGCCGGCGAGCGCAATATCCTTCACTTTCTGTTCCGCAATCCGGCCGTCCGGGCGAAGCAGCACGACTGGGAAAGCGTGGCGCGCTTCGTCGTCGGCGCGTTCAGGGCGGATGTGGCTCGCGCGGGTCTCTTGTCGGATGCGGGCAAGCTCGTCGACGAACTGCGCGCCGCGAGCGCCGAGTTCGACGCGTTTTGGCGTGATCACGAGGTGCTCAGTCATGCCGATGCCGCGACCGTCAAGCGTCTGCTGCATCCGAAGCTCGGCCCTATCGAACTGGAATACTCGGCGTTTGCCGTCGATGGACGGCCTGATCTCGGACTGATCGTCTATACCGCGCTCGATGCGCAAGTCGCGGCGCGCATTCGCGAACTCGCCGCGCCACGCTGA
- a CDS encoding SDR family oxidoreductase translates to MRIFLTGATGFIGSALVPELIRAGHDVLGMTRSDAGAQELADAGAEVHRGTLEDVDILRRGALHADAVIHTAFDHDFSRFVENCEKDKRAIAALGSALAGSDRPLVITSGTGVGSRAHGEPATEDVFNASHPNPRVASEIAGNALLDAGVNVSVVRLPQVHDPFRQGLISPLIEMAREKGVVAYVGDGLNRWPAGHLSDVVRLYRLAVEAGERGARYHAVGEEGVSSREIARALSEGLGLPLASVAPDEAASHFGWMAMFVQLDMPASSALTQQRLGWQPTGPTLLADLAERRYV, encoded by the coding sequence ATGCGTATCTTTCTGACGGGCGCGACCGGCTTCATCGGTTCCGCGCTCGTGCCCGAACTCATCCGCGCGGGGCACGACGTGCTTGGCATGACGCGTTCCGACGCGGGCGCGCAAGAGCTCGCCGATGCCGGCGCTGAGGTTCATCGCGGGACGCTCGAAGACGTCGACATCCTGCGGCGCGGCGCGCTTCACGCCGATGCCGTGATTCACACTGCGTTCGATCACGACTTCTCGCGGTTCGTCGAGAACTGCGAGAAGGACAAGCGCGCTATTGCCGCGCTCGGCTCGGCGCTTGCCGGATCGGACCGGCCGCTGGTCATCACGTCGGGCACCGGCGTGGGCAGCCGTGCGCACGGCGAGCCGGCCACGGAAGACGTGTTCAACGCGAGCCACCCGAACCCGCGCGTGGCATCGGAAATCGCCGGCAATGCGCTGCTAGACGCGGGCGTCAACGTTTCGGTAGTGCGGCTGCCGCAGGTTCACGACCCGTTCCGGCAGGGGCTGATCTCGCCGCTCATCGAGATGGCGCGCGAGAAAGGCGTGGTCGCTTATGTCGGCGACGGACTCAACCGCTGGCCCGCCGGGCATCTGTCCGATGTCGTGCGGCTGTATCGGCTTGCCGTCGAGGCCGGGGAGCGTGGCGCACGCTATCACGCCGTGGGCGAGGAAGGCGTCAGCAGCCGCGAGATCGCCCGTGCGCTCAGCGAGGGACTCGGCTTGCCGCTCGCGTCCGTGGCGCCGGACGAAGCCGCATCGCATTTCGGATGGATGGCCATGTTCGTGCAACTCGATATGCCGGCCTCGAGTGCGCTCACGCAGCAGCGGCTGGGCTGGCAGCCGACGGGGCCGACGCTCCTGGCCGATCTTGCGGAGCGGCGATACGTCTAG
- a CDS encoding flavin reductase family protein: protein MTHFLPVALGHASRLINHGPTVLVTSAHGERRNVMAAAWSMPVEFTPPRIAVVIDKNTFTRELIAASGNFGICVPGANLIDLAYAVGSTSGRHIDKFDAYRIQTVKGPVLGVPLIEEGCSAWLECRLISEPHTEAAYDTCFAEVVAAAADARVFANGHWNMDETNGILHTIHHLGAGKFVRASGMRQAKPLKE, encoded by the coding sequence ATGACCCATTTCTTGCCTGTCGCACTCGGCCACGCGAGCCGACTCATCAATCATGGTCCGACCGTGCTCGTGACAAGCGCGCACGGCGAACGCCGCAACGTCATGGCCGCGGCCTGGTCGATGCCTGTCGAATTCACCCCGCCGCGTATCGCCGTGGTTATCGACAAGAACACGTTCACACGCGAATTGATTGCCGCGAGCGGCAACTTCGGGATCTGCGTGCCCGGTGCGAACCTGATCGACCTTGCGTATGCGGTTGGCAGCACGAGCGGGCGCCACATCGACAAGTTCGATGCATACAGAATTCAAACCGTGAAGGGCCCGGTGCTTGGCGTGCCGCTCATCGAAGAGGGCTGCTCGGCGTGGCTCGAATGCCGGCTCATCAGCGAGCCGCACACGGAAGCGGCCTACGACACGTGCTTCGCCGAAGTCGTCGCGGCGGCGGCCGATGCGCGTGTCTTCGCAAATGGGCACTGGAACATGGATGAAACGAATGGCATCTTGCATACCATTCATCACCTCGGCGCGGGAAAGTTCGTGCGCGCTTCCGGGATGCGGCAGGCGAAGCCGTTGAAGGAATAA
- a CDS encoding PadR family transcriptional regulator — MRSRCFHGKRDGSRGFGSDFPFDTLDRLDQLAWRGWAMIGRHRHGGGGRFGGGFGAGGPGGMGGFGGGPDDMGGLPRGRKFSSEDLQLLLVALLAEAPRHGYELIKALADRSNGFYAPSPGMVYPALTYLEEIGYATVEMEGNRKRYALSDAGRDYLAANRERVDLMLAKLLHFARKMDLVRRAYAGEEADDTSSDDGWVPELVAARRALKRALLLRTDVSPEEQRRIAAILARATAEIEQDNAPKQA, encoded by the coding sequence ATGAGGTCACGTTGCTTTCACGGTAAGCGCGACGGTTCGCGCGGCTTCGGTTCGGACTTCCCTTTCGACACGCTGGACCGGCTTGACCAGCTTGCATGGCGCGGCTGGGCCATGATCGGCCGCCATCGGCACGGCGGCGGCGGGCGCTTCGGCGGCGGATTCGGTGCGGGCGGTCCCGGCGGAATGGGCGGCTTCGGCGGCGGCCCCGACGACATGGGCGGCTTGCCGCGCGGTCGTAAGTTTTCGTCAGAAGATCTTCAACTGCTGCTGGTGGCGCTGCTGGCCGAGGCGCCGCGCCACGGTTACGAACTCATCAAGGCGCTGGCGGACCGTTCCAACGGCTTCTACGCGCCGAGTCCCGGCATGGTGTATCCCGCGCTGACTTACCTCGAAGAAATCGGCTACGCGACGGTCGAGATGGAAGGCAACCGGAAGCGGTACGCGCTGTCGGATGCCGGCCGCGACTATCTCGCCGCCAATCGCGAACGCGTCGATCTGATGCTCGCCAAGCTTTTGCATTTTGCACGCAAGATGGATCTCGTTCGCCGAGCGTATGCGGGTGAAGAAGCGGACGACACGTCGAGCGACGACGGCTGGGTGCCCGAACTGGTCGCTGCCCGGCGCGCATTGAAGCGGGCATTGCTGCTGCGGACCGATGTCTCGCCGGAAGAGCAGCGCCGCATCGCCGCGATTCTTGCGCGCGCCACAGCGGAAATCGAACAGGACAACGCGCCGAAGCAGGCATGA
- a CDS encoding siderophore-interacting protein, protein MSDSLVNEQPTRTDLEVTRVRHPLKFRLLQVKRVRPLNPHFVCITLTGDALSDFESASFDDHVKVFFPQPGESMPVIPQAGPDGPVFDPDKPRPIARDFTPRRFDRTACELDIEFALHDAGPATAWAAKAVPGQFLGIGGPRGSFVIPSHFDWHLLIGDETALPAIARRLEELPPGTRVATLLEVADPSARMEFNTRADLYAQWCYRSQSAYPGGDLLLALRGTFLPDGDGYVWAAGEAALMRAVRQLLCNERGIDKRRIRASAYWKRGEQGVHGTIED, encoded by the coding sequence ATGAGTGATTCTCTCGTCAACGAGCAACCAACACGCACCGATCTCGAAGTGACGCGCGTGCGCCATCCGCTGAAGTTCCGCCTGCTGCAGGTCAAGCGCGTTCGGCCGCTCAACCCGCATTTTGTATGCATCACACTGACCGGCGACGCGCTTTCGGACTTCGAAAGCGCCTCGTTCGATGACCACGTCAAGGTCTTCTTTCCGCAGCCCGGCGAAAGCATGCCGGTGATACCGCAAGCCGGTCCCGATGGTCCCGTGTTCGATCCGGACAAGCCGCGGCCCATCGCCCGCGACTTCACACCCCGGCGTTTCGACCGAACGGCCTGCGAATTGGATATTGAATTCGCGCTGCATGACGCGGGCCCCGCGACGGCATGGGCTGCGAAGGCCGTGCCGGGTCAGTTTCTCGGCATCGGCGGGCCGCGTGGCTCGTTCGTCATTCCGTCGCATTTCGACTGGCACTTGCTGATAGGCGATGAAACCGCCCTGCCCGCCATAGCGCGCCGTCTGGAGGAACTGCCGCCCGGCACGCGCGTGGCGACGCTGCTCGAAGTCGCGGATCCGTCGGCACGCATGGAATTCAATACCCGCGCCGATCTCTATGCGCAGTGGTGCTACCGGAGTCAGTCCGCATATCCGGGCGGCGATCTGTTGCTCGCGCTGCGCGGAACCTTTCTCCCCGACGGCGACGGCTACGTGTGGGCGGCAGGCGAAGCGGCACTGATGCGCGCAGTGCGTCAGTTGTTATGCAACGAGCGTGGCATCGACAAGCGGCGCATTCGCGCGTCGGCTTATTGGAAGCGCGGCGAGCAAGGCGTGCACGGAACGATCGAGGACTGA